A single Mangrovimonas sp. YM274 DNA region contains:
- a CDS encoding tetratricopeptide repeat protein, with protein MKTKLILLVLSSLTIIVTFIHFNNTEEAYKYPDQVGLNAISCTPANFMLEDIDFSSQISPLFENLGNHTYTVSTQNDMAQKFFNQGLRLTYGFNHAEAHRSFMEASRLDPDLAMAYWGQAYVLGPNINDPAPDDDRKTKANEAIAKALELSVNSTQKEQDLINALNHRYSTNLTTDIQDLNLAYMEAMSKVANTYTSDSDIQTLYAASVMNTVPWNYWDKSGKPSANIPEAKAALEKAIELDPNNPGAHHYYIHMVELPKPDLAVPSAEKLGTLMPSAGHLVHMPSHIYIRVGRYKDAVIANQKAIIADEDYISQCYAQGMYPLGYYPHNIHFLWSASSLLGASEIAIDAAKKTAEKVPVGEMKDLHFLQNFASTPLLAYTRFGKWNDILTTPKPNSEIKHLSLIWHYTRGIAFIRKHNIIEAEEELEAISVLIKDPDMETNLATGFDSGTTIAKLAYEVVAGELEAEKGNLDSAISHLEKAVEIEDNLVYNEPSEWHIPPRQNLGAVLLKAEQYEEAEKVYKQDLENLRQNGWSLIGLHKSLLAQDKIEEAQAILNEFNQAWSEADIRITSSVL; from the coding sequence ATGAAAACTAAATTAATTTTGCTGGTATTGTCCTCACTTACCATCATTGTAACGTTTATTCATTTCAACAATACAGAAGAAGCATACAAGTACCCTGACCAAGTTGGCCTTAATGCCATTAGTTGTACGCCTGCTAATTTTATGTTGGAAGACATAGATTTTAGCAGTCAAATATCCCCACTTTTCGAAAACCTAGGAAATCATACCTACACCGTAAGCACCCAAAATGATATGGCCCAAAAATTTTTCAATCAAGGGCTACGTCTTACCTATGGTTTTAATCATGCTGAAGCACACAGATCTTTTATGGAGGCCTCTCGCCTTGATCCTGATTTGGCCATGGCCTATTGGGGACAAGCTTACGTTTTAGGCCCTAATATTAACGATCCAGCTCCTGATGATGACAGAAAAACCAAAGCCAATGAAGCCATTGCCAAAGCCTTAGAATTATCTGTTAACAGCACGCAAAAAGAACAAGACTTGATCAATGCCCTAAACCATCGCTATTCAACAAATCTCACAACGGATATCCAAGATCTTAATCTTGCTTACATGGAAGCCATGTCCAAGGTAGCCAACACCTACACCTCCGATTCTGATATACAAACTCTTTACGCAGCTTCAGTTATGAATACGGTTCCATGGAACTACTGGGATAAATCTGGTAAACCTTCGGCCAACATCCCTGAGGCCAAAGCCGCATTAGAAAAAGCCATAGAGCTAGACCCCAATAATCCTGGAGCGCACCATTATTATATTCATATGGTAGAATTACCAAAACCGGATCTAGCGGTTCCCAGCGCCGAAAAATTAGGTACACTAATGCCCTCGGCGGGACACCTTGTCCATATGCCCTCACATATTTACATTAGAGTTGGCCGATATAAGGATGCTGTAATAGCCAATCAAAAAGCAATTATAGCGGACGAGGATTATATTTCTCAATGTTATGCCCAAGGTATGTACCCTTTAGGGTATTATCCACATAACATTCACTTTCTATGGTCCGCTTCCAGTTTGTTAGGAGCAAGTGAAATCGCCATTGATGCCGCAAAAAAAACAGCCGAAAAAGTTCCTGTTGGGGAAATGAAAGACCTTCATTTCCTTCAAAATTTCGCGTCAACACCCCTGCTAGCCTACACAAGGTTTGGAAAATGGAATGATATTTTAACCACTCCAAAACCAAACTCTGAAATAAAACACCTTTCTCTAATTTGGCACTATACAAGAGGGATTGCTTTCATAAGAAAACACAATATTATTGAAGCTGAAGAGGAATTGGAGGCCATTTCCGTCCTGATCAAGGATCCAGACATGGAAACCAATCTAGCTACGGGGTTTGATTCTGGAACCACCATAGCAAAACTCGCTTACGAGGTTGTAGCAGGCGAATTGGAAGCAGAAAAAGGCAACTTAGACTCAGCTATCAGTCATCTAGAAAAAGCTGTAGAAATAGAAGATAATTTAGTCTACAATGAACCTTCCGAATGGCATATCCCGCCACGCCAAAACCTAGGAGCCGTTTTATTAAAGGCCGAACAATATGAAGAAGCCGAAAAAGTCTACAAACAAGACCTTGAAAATTTACGTCAAAATGGTTGGTCCTTGATCGGGCTTCATAAAAGTCTGCTAGCACAAGATAAAATTGAAGAGGCCCAAGCCATTTTAAATGAATTCAATCAAGCTTGGAGTGAGGCGGATATCAGAATTACCAGTTCAGTACTTTAG
- a CDS encoding ABC transporter ATP-binding protein, whose amino-acid sequence MALDTQHTILSTENLSIGYSSKKSQHVVRSGVNLELKQGQLIGLVGANGIGKSTLLRTLTKVQKPLTGQILLNGKNLSHYSPVDLAKTLSLVLTEKIASKNLSVFELVALGRHPYTDWIGNLNETDISIVNKSLSQINIADLKDKKCFELSDGQFQKAMIARALAQDTDLIILDEPTTHLDMYHKAYILKLLQRLVKETKKTILFSSHEIDLAIQLCDSMIVMTNSEVTLDTPKNLISKGIFNELFPKDLIVFDFDTGSFKVKK is encoded by the coding sequence GTGGCTTTAGATACGCAACATACCATTCTTTCTACAGAAAATCTTTCTATTGGGTACAGTTCCAAAAAGTCTCAGCATGTAGTAAGGTCTGGAGTCAATTTGGAATTGAAGCAAGGCCAGCTTATTGGCTTGGTTGGTGCCAATGGTATCGGGAAATCAACCCTATTAAGAACCCTCACCAAAGTTCAAAAGCCCTTAACTGGGCAAATTCTGCTCAACGGAAAAAATCTGTCTCATTACAGCCCTGTAGATTTAGCAAAAACCTTAAGTTTAGTGCTTACTGAAAAAATTGCTTCCAAAAATCTTTCTGTTTTTGAATTGGTAGCCCTAGGGCGACACCCCTATACCGATTGGATTGGCAACTTAAATGAAACCGATATTTCTATAGTCAATAAAAGTCTCTCTCAAATTAATATAGCGGACCTAAAAGACAAAAAGTGTTTTGAACTCAGTGATGGACAATTCCAAAAAGCCATGATTGCCAGGGCCCTTGCCCAAGACACCGATTTAATCATTCTGGATGAGCCCACCACACATTTGGACATGTACCACAAAGCCTATATTCTGAAGCTATTGCAAAGATTGGTAAAAGAAACCAAAAAGACCATTCTGTTTTCTTCTCATGAAATAGACTTAGCTATTCAGCTGTGTGACTCCATGATTGTCATGACCAATTCTGAGGTTACTTTGGACACTCCAAAAAACCTAATTTCTAAAGGTATCTTTAACGAACTCTTTCCTAAAGATTTAATTGTTTTTGATTTTGACACGGGCAGTTTTAAAGTGAAGAAATAA
- a CDS encoding iron ABC transporter permease produces the protein MNNTLKTYNISFTLLVLLLAISFLVNISLGSVSIPLKEIFNSLFGTIENQSWQYIILNFRLPKAITAILVGSGLGISGLLMQTLFRNPLAGPFVLGISSGASLGVALVILGAGTFGGFLSTFLMSKWSIVIAASLGSLLVLLAVLAMSIKVRDTMAILIIGLMFGSITSAVVSVLSYFSSAEKLQQYIFWGFGSLGNLSWHELLVFFCIYALGLLLSVTSIKALNTLLLGENYAKSLGLNIKQSRLVIIFATSLLAGTITAFAGPIAFIGLAIPHMVRQVFNTSNHKILLPAVFLLGAIVMLICDSIAQLPHSDFTLPINAITSLIGAPVVIWLLVRKRKMMF, from the coding sequence TTGAATAACACGCTCAAAACATATAACATTTCATTTACGCTGTTGGTATTGTTACTAGCTATTTCTTTTCTTGTAAACATTTCTTTAGGGTCGGTTTCTATTCCGCTAAAGGAGATTTTCAATAGCCTTTTTGGGACAATCGAAAATCAATCTTGGCAATACATCATCCTCAACTTTAGGCTACCCAAAGCCATTACTGCTATTCTGGTGGGATCTGGTTTAGGTATTTCCGGCTTATTGATGCAAACTCTATTTAGAAATCCTTTGGCAGGCCCCTTTGTATTAGGTATTAGCTCTGGGGCGAGTTTGGGAGTCGCCCTTGTTATATTAGGCGCAGGGACTTTTGGAGGCTTCCTCTCCACGTTTTTAATGTCTAAATGGAGTATTGTTATAGCGGCAAGTTTAGGTAGTTTACTGGTGCTTTTAGCTGTATTGGCTATGTCCATAAAAGTCCGGGATACTATGGCTATATTAATAATAGGATTGATGTTTGGGAGCATTACCTCGGCAGTTGTAAGTGTACTGTCCTATTTTAGTTCTGCAGAAAAATTACAACAGTATATCTTTTGGGGCTTCGGTAGTTTAGGAAATCTTTCGTGGCATGAACTATTGGTGTTCTTCTGTATTTACGCTTTGGGGTTACTATTAAGCGTTACTTCAATTAAAGCCTTAAACACTTTACTATTAGGCGAAAACTACGCCAAAAGTTTAGGACTAAATATTAAACAAAGTAGACTGGTCATCATTTTTGCTACAAGTCTTTTGGCAGGGACCATTACAGCCTTTGCAGGCCCTATAGCATTTATCGGACTAGCCATTCCACATATGGTTCGTCAGGTTTTCAACACTTCGAACCATAAAATATTATTGCCTGCCGTATTTTTGCTGGGAGCTATCGTCATGCTTATCTGCGATAGCATTGCTCAATTGCCCCATAGTGATTTTACGCTTCCAATTAATGCTATCACCTCTTTAATTGGAGCTCCTGTAGTCATTTGGCTGTTGGTGAGAAAACGAAAAATGATGTTTTAA
- a CDS encoding ABC transporter substrate-binding protein, whose protein sequence is MRPLFLILFCLGLFGCKHDKQTIPNQKMDGSRSQFKYAKGFSIVHNENFKVLTITDPWPNASKQYRYALVHRNVLPSITFDANLFDAIIPLPIERMVVTSTTHIPALELLEEETSLIGFPGTEYISSPKTRKLIDEGSIRELGKNENLNTEILLELQPDVVIGFGIDGNNKTFETIKKAGIPVIYNGDWVESSPLAKAEWIKFFGVLYNKQKAADSIFNQIESDYLKAKELAANVKQQPSVLSGAMYKDVWYLPSGTSPEAQLLNDANVNYLWKDTQSSGSLSLSFESVFAKGKSADIWLSPSYYNSFEALQEANPHYTEFDAFINKKVYSFVNTTGPTGGVTYYELGTARPDLVLKDLVKICHPDLLEDYQPHFFKPLE, encoded by the coding sequence GTGAGACCTCTGTTTCTAATACTATTTTGTTTGGGCCTGTTTGGCTGTAAACACGACAAACAAACCATTCCCAACCAAAAAATGGATGGAAGCCGCTCGCAATTCAAATATGCCAAAGGGTTTTCAATTGTACACAACGAAAACTTCAAGGTACTCACCATTACAGATCCATGGCCCAACGCCAGTAAACAATACAGATATGCTTTAGTCCACAGAAATGTATTGCCCAGCATCACGTTTGATGCTAATTTATTTGATGCTATCATCCCTTTACCTATTGAGCGTATGGTAGTGACCTCTACTACTCATATTCCCGCTTTGGAGTTACTGGAAGAAGAAACTTCGCTAATTGGATTTCCTGGTACGGAATACATTTCTTCCCCTAAAACTCGAAAACTTATTGATGAAGGCAGCATTAGGGAACTGGGAAAAAACGAAAACCTAAACACCGAAATCTTATTGGAGCTACAGCCAGATGTGGTGATTGGCTTTGGCATTGACGGAAACAACAAAACCTTTGAAACTATCAAAAAAGCTGGTATTCCTGTTATTTACAATGGTGACTGGGTTGAAAGTTCTCCCTTAGCTAAAGCTGAATGGATTAAGTTTTTTGGAGTGCTCTACAATAAACAGAAAGCTGCTGATTCCATATTCAACCAAATAGAATCAGACTACCTCAAGGCGAAAGAACTTGCTGCCAACGTTAAACAGCAACCAAGTGTTTTAAGTGGTGCCATGTACAAGGATGTTTGGTATTTGCCAAGCGGAACAAGTCCGGAAGCGCAGTTACTGAATGACGCCAATGTTAATTATTTATGGAAGGACACCCAAAGTAGCGGTAGTCTTTCCTTAAGTTTTGAATCTGTATTTGCAAAAGGAAAATCGGCCGATATTTGGTTGAGCCCTTCCTACTACAATTCCTTTGAAGCTTTACAGGAGGCCAATCCCCATTACACGGAATTTGATGCCTTCATCAATAAAAAAGTATACTCTTTCGTAAATACAACTGGTCCAACCGGTGGTGTCACCTATTACGAATTGGGTACGGCAAGACCCGACCTTGTTTTGAAAGACCTTGTAAAAATATGTCACCCAGATTTGCTAGAAGACTATCAACCACATTTTTTCAAACCTCTTGAATAA